ATTCTCTCAAACTCAGTAATCAACGTCAACGAATTAGGCCTTTGGCCTTGATCTTGTATCCGGAAAATTATCTCCAATGCCTTGGAAGAAAGGAGGTATAAGTTTAACATATGCAAGTCGAACATcgtttgataaaaaaatatatatattcatgcAGTTGATGTTGCAAaaagctttttatttattattttttagaaggAGTCATGGGAGAaaagctttttatttattatttttttttagaaggaGTCATGGGAGGTTTTATAAGCGATCATGTAAACTGCAAACAACTGAAAAAACTTACAATACGACGATTATACACGAGATCAGTTCAACAATAAATTAAGGGATAGTTTAGGGAAGAcgaaaaaatttcatttttaacacTTTCATAGGTGTGAATTTATTATCcttttaatttactaaaaatttaaatattggaATACtcacccaaaaaagaaaagttaaaaaacaaagggtagtattattttattttttaaattatatatatatatataaatagaaataaaaacacCCAAATTTGCAAGGTCTGCGACTTCAAAATCCGACATTGAATGGGGTTTTTTCGTTTCGACTCTGCGGCTGTTCTTGGAGCTTAAAACCCTAACTAAAACCATTGCTTGAACTTCGACATTCCTATCCCAAAATGTCTAAAATTTCCTCGACATTTTTGCTCTATTTCATCCAGAATCGGTTCATCAATACGATTTCTGGTTCTACATTGCCTCTAGCGTCTGTGTCTACGATTGAATTCCTCAAGAACTCTTGTGGGCTTGCTACGGATTCTCCTTCTTCCGCCCTTCGAAAGCTCCAATTCGATGAAAAAAGCGCCAAGAAGTACGAAGCCGTTCCTCGTTTCTTGAAATCATATGGATTCGAGAATTCGCAGATCGCCAAGTTGATCGCGAAGCGACCTTCAATCCTTCAATCGAGAGTCTCCAGCAATCTGAAGCCTAAATTTGAGTTCCTCGAGGAAATTGGGTTCGTCGGCCCTTTACTTCCCAAGGTAATTTTATCGAACCCCACTATTCTGCAGAGGGGCTTAGATTCTCAGTTGAAACCATCGTTTTGTTTCATTAAGGAAATGCTTGAATCGGATGAGCAGGCTAATTTTGCTATTCGTCGATCTTCGTGGCTTCtaacttttgattttaagGGTGTTATGCAATCTAACGTTAATGTGTTGCTCGGTGAAGGGGTACCTTCGAGGAATATATCGAAATTGATTGGGCAGCAACCAAGAACTATTATGCAAAAGGTTGATAGAATGGTTTGTGCAGTGAAGAAGGTCAAGGAATTGGGCATTGAACCACAGACTCGTATGTTTGTTCGTGCGCTTCGTGTAGTGTTGTCCATGAATGACACaacttggaagaagaaaataaatgttttcaaGAGTTTGGGATGGTCTGAGAAGGAGATTTTAACAGCATTTAAGAGAGACCCATATTGTTTAGCTTGTTCAGAGGAGAAAATGAGGGCTGTTGCAGATTTCTGTTTCAACGCTGCAAAATTGGACCCAGAAACTGTAATTTCTTACCCCACGTTCTTCATGTCTGGACTGGACAAGCGTCTCCGGCCAAGGTTCAAAGTTGTTGAGGTTTTGAAGGTAAAAAAACTGATTGAGAACAGAAAGATTGCTCGGTTGCTTGTTCTAGGGGAAAgaatttttgtgaagaattaTGTTCTTAAGCATTTGGATGAAGTCCCAGATCTTATGGACATATACAGGGGCAATGCGGCAGCCGAATCCAGACCTGTTCTATAGGATTGGAAGGTTGTAAGTCAAATTCTTCTTatcttctaaattttagtaCCATGATTTTGAAATGGGGGAGTCTTATCGTCTAATAACACTGCTTCTTGAGCTTTTCAAGATCTCTCTCTCACAGAGGTAGACCTCTCTCCCTTTACAATTAGAGGCTGTTAGCTAAATCTCTTACTATTTGTCTCATGCCATTGTTAAGTATGTAGCCTAATTCTGAATCCAATGATATattgaaatgggaggcttttTTCCCTTCCTATTTAGGCTGCTGGCTCATTCTCTTACAACTTCTTGAGCTTTTTTAAGTTGTTTCGttttagaatgaaaatgaatggaTTCACTTTCATTTGTATTTAGAATTGTGGAACCGAGCGTTGTTGAACCGAGCAGAAAGTATAGCAACAATAGGTACAGCTCATGATGTTCATATCAATTTATTATGCTTCTTTTACATCTATTATTGGGTAGACCTTAGACAATTACTCTCTCAGTTCTATTGTgtcttttgttcatttcttttggAACAATCACAAACATTAGTGTTCATGATGTCTTTTGCTATATATTATCAATGGCAGGTGTTACAGTtacaagtttaatttttgaaatgatGAAATCTATGCATATCTCCACACACTCGTAGGTTCTTTCGAACGTGTATCGTAGTGTCAGGACTGGTATTTAAAAGACCAAAAGTAATGGCGAGCTTCTCGCTATGGCTATTGAGGAGCTGCTCCTGCACATCGTCTTCTACATCTTGAATCGAGTTAGTATCTGGCACATAGTCAGCTACCTTGATTTCATCTCTAAGTTCTTCAAAAAAGGCATATATTCTCTTAGATTGTAAATGAGTTGTGCTCCCAAACTAATGTgcatgtttttaataaaatctcaGGCTTCCTTGATCTTACCAACTCGATCGAGAAGGTCGGCCATGACACTGTAGTGATCCATCGAAGGCTTTAATCCATTTTCTTGAAATAGTAGAGTCCCTCACACCATACCGAGTGACTGCGGGTAGAGATgacacaaaaatatatatcatttggCTTGATTGTTCCTCTTTTAACATTATATCAAAGAGATCCATGAGTTCATGACAGAAACATCACAACCAAGATTTAACTTATCGACAAACTTCTCCCTCTTGCGATCGCCCAAATCGGCATAGGCATGCAAAGCTTCCACAAGTATTACATTGCTTAGCTTATCTCTATCCCTTCCTCCTGCAACAGCCATCTCTGGTTCACCACTTTGCACATATTCAACAATCATGGAGTTCCATGACACAACAGTCCTCTGATCCATtccatcaaaattcaatctaacTCTCTCCACTGACCCACACTTTGAGTACACATCAACCAGAGCAGTTGAAATATTAACAAGCTTTGCTAACCCAGCTCTAATGGCATACCCGTGACGAACGAATGAACGAACATCAGCAACAGCAGGCAAAACAGTAACAAATGTAATCAAATCAGGCCTTCGCCTTCATCTTGCATCCTCAAAGCCAACTCCAGTGCCTTCCTTGCAGAGCCATTTTGAGAAAACCCAGCCATAATCGCACCCCAAACCTCTCTGAGGCATTCTGTCGAACACCTTGTACGCATCATCAATTCACAACGCCAGTCATGGAAAACACATTATCCCCAAACGAATTCGTAATacataaaacatttatttctttatttatttttaaacaatgaGATTTTCCATcctaatttcaatatatattttgaaaaattacattttaaaaatatagattttccattttaaattgACATGAGACCCaccaaaaaacaaagaagcaatgcaatgaaaagataaattaaagataaataataaataattgaaactagtaaataataattctcATTCCCTTTCATTAAATGATTTAACATAAGgtttaaaaaggaaattttgtattatgatgtctttttttttttatagaaaatatgtAGTATGTTGCCACGTCAGCATCTTTTCGTAGTACTAAAATTTTTTCGAGtatagattatatatatatataacttaacATTCATTACACCTACCATACACTAACATTCATTCTCATCCTCGTGAATGGTTGTGAAGAGCTAATCTTTGTACGAAGGGTTGCAAACAATTACCTTCCTTTTTAATTCTGGAATGGCGTTCCcaaaattcaacttttttttcttaatcaaaGGTATAAATATGGATTAAAATTAATGGACAATCTCTCGGTCAGATTTGTATCTATTTAGTCcctaaacattaaaaaaaaatatatctaatatacccttgaaatttaaaaaattatcacaGTTAgcgactaaatttataaatttggaaGGCCAACTAAGGACTAAACTTGTACTTTAGCTAAATTAGCTCATCAAATGAATGAAtacgaaaaaaaattatagttaaaCCGTAATTGACATATAGTTTTTTACTCGATATTCGAAAGTTCAGATCACTTAAATTTTGTACGTTTTAAATGCAttgtataaaatttaaattaatttaattataaggttaattgaagaaattaaataaaataaataaaaaaccctAAGTGAGCAAGTAATCTAGTAACAGTGCATAGGGTTATGATTCCTATAATTTACCATAATTAGGgcttttttcaattaatattaCCTAATATATTGATAGGATAATTATCTAGTTTTACTTACTCGTAccattttaatcttaaaattcgAGCTCGACATTTTTATTACTATTCATATTTTCTTAACACCGtaaaaaatgttgtttattaagctaaataatttttttttattactttcttagaaatatatatggacatcaacattttcaaaaacattatgtaattaaaaaattatatatattttttccacacaaaaaaaaaatcatataattaagtttttagaatataaatggaaaaaagaaataaaataatgtttgtaTTAGGAAACTTGAAGATCATTACAACTGGCTAAGTGGATGCATAAATCTTAATTAGcgttgaaaaattaattaagatattatttttagaaaaaatatggaaattttAGTAACTGCAAAagtgaataattataaa
This genomic window from Cucurbita pepo subsp. pepo cultivar mu-cu-16 chromosome LG01, ASM280686v2, whole genome shotgun sequence contains:
- the LOC111791778 gene encoding transcription termination factor MTERF5, chloroplastic-like translates to MSKISSTFLLYFIQNRFINTISGSTLPLASVSTIEFLKNSCGLATDSPSSALRKLQFDEKSAKKYEAVPRFLKSYGFENSQIAKLIAKRPSILQSRVSSNLKPKFEFLEEIGFVGPLLPKVILSNPTILQRGLDSQLKPSFCFIKEMLESDEQANFAIRRSSWLLTFDFKGVMQSNVNVLLGEGVPSRNISKLIGQQPRTIMQKVDRMVCAVKKVKELGIEPQTRMFVRALRVVLSMNDTTWKKKINVFKSLGWSEKEILTAFKRDPYCLACSEEKMRAVADFCFNAAKLDPETVISYPTFFMSGLDKRLRPRFKVVEVLKVKKLIENRKIARLLVLGERIFVKNYVLKHLDEVPDLMDIYRGNAAAESRPVL